In Motacilla alba alba isolate MOTALB_02 chromosome 2, Motacilla_alba_V1.0_pri, whole genome shotgun sequence, the DNA window TTAAATGACTATACAACATGCTCCCTCTGATTGCTGGAGGAGGCATTTAAAAGGTTTAGCCATTAGATTTTCTAACTTGTCTAGTCACAGTAACTACTGGTGCAGCTACAGACGGTATTTCAGGTTTGTCTCTTTCAGCATCGAGTTCCCAGTCAGccattcccaaaaaaaaaaataaaaaatacacttgGCAAAGCAGACAACTGCCCTAGATTTTCAGATCAGTGCAAAGGAAGGGCAGAGCTCTTATAGGAAAGCAGCACTTGGAAAGGTCAGCCAGAAGACCACAGGCCAGATTCCAAGAGAAGTTGTGGCCACGTAATTTCTTAAacttcagcagcacaaagaggTAGAAATCAGATATAATTCTCTGCCTTAAAAGCAACTCTCCAGGCACATTGAAATAGTAAGAAGGGTCAGCAGCTTGAGGTACACAGATGAAACTAATCCTTCTGAACTGCACTTTAATATTGCAAACATGGGCACAGTGGGACCTTGGCATTCCCAAGGCTCTCACTGCACTTGGCCCACATGAGTGTTTAACTGTAGAGGTGAATTTGCAACTTCAGTACCTCTGTTAGCACAGGCAAGTGACCATCCTATCTCCAACAAGAACCCTACCACATCGTTTAAATGTACTTTCAGGCCCATGACCCTGTGACTTAGAGGGGCAGTTTTCCTTGCTTACATCCCTTTGCATTGCAGCCTGCACATCCCAAAGCAATCTACCACAGCACAAGGGATCAGAGAATTGCTGCAAGACTGTTGTAACTCCATGTGTGCCATTCCCTTCTCACTACTGGCAACAGTAGCACCTCAACTCCATAGCCAgaacaggaggaagaagcaTTTCTAACGCTTCTTAAAACATAGATGAATACTAGATTGGTGCCAGGTTTTGTCTTCTGAAGCAGCATTTTGGATGCTTCTTTCACCATGATGTGGCTTCAGCCTTTTAAGCAAGTATACTTATTAATGCAAAGTCTTAtatagcaagaaaaataaatacaataaattccTTGAATAATCCAGAGGTTGTTTGTTTCCAGCAACTAAGTATTGAATAAATGAAATGATAAAGTGCTGCCAACTAGCAGAAGGAGTAAGAAGCAACTAAGTGCACAAATATTGgccaggaaagaaaagccacctaTGCAAGTACAGCATAAAGGAGGAGCCAGAGATTAAAAGTACGGTGTTGTTTCTTCAGTCCCACACAAAACAAGGAGCATATGATACTTAGTTACATGATAGAAGAGCAAGGCAGATGCTTTCCACTGTGCCCAGAGGGgttataaacagaaaaaaacccctccaccTAACCTAATAGGCAGTGCGGTTTTGGggtttccctctcctccccaaaGAAAAGTTTGGGTGTAAAAGgtacaaaaggaaaacagatcATAGAAACAAGAATTGtgagaaaagggaggaaaaccaGCTATAAAGAATTAGGAGTCACTTTCTCACACATTTTGCACAGAGAAGTGTTTCTTTGttaacagaggaagaaaaagttaTCACACAAAGCTCTGGAAGAATTCACTGAGGTTATGAACAAAATGCAAGAGCCAAGAACCAAGGATGTGGGTTCACTGCTACTTGAAGTATAAAACAAAGCTGCCACCTTCATTCTCAAATAACCACCTAAAGTCCTTTGCAGAGTAGGAAGAGTCTGCTTTCAGAATCTAATTGATATGCATGGCATTACCATGTACACCTTGATTTGTTTTCTACTGTCATCCACAAGAAAACccattttccaaaacagaaatcacaagcaagtttcagagaaaatatatatattttaaaaaatctttacaatACGTCAGGAAACATAGGAGCTTGCATACAGTTTATTATAATAACTCAGTTCTCGGCTCCCTACAGTTCAGATAACCCTGGTGACAGTGTTTACAACTTCTAACTTTTGCTTTCACAACTCTGAAGCAAACAATACATTTGAGTGTATTTTACTCTGTGCAAATAAGACAACTTTTGGAATCCTTCAGAAGAAATATCCAAGATTCTGTTTGCAGAGGTCCTTTGTTTCTCAAAGATGATTTATGAGAGTTTTTGTTTTAAGATAAAGTGCTCCTGTCCAGCAGAACCCAAAGGCCTTCAAGAGTTCAGAGAGTAAGTTTAgctcagattaaaaaataattggtCATACAAATTCCAGCTTCCCATGTCCGCTGTACATTCCCCAGTGGACTAGTGAAAGAATTTTATCATTGCTGAGGTCTGAATGTCTCATTTTATCACAGGTCATGCAGCAGTTCTCGTGACCAGTCACAGGCACCATGCATTCCAAGTCCAATTTTGCCACCTGCCCTTTTTTCGAATGATGTCCGTGAAAACTGTAGTGCAAACGAGAGAGCATTTGCTGTCGCTGATCCTGCAGTCTCTTGTTTTCACTCCTGAGCATCCTTAAGGCCAGCATGATAAGGAGCACCAAGATTAGCCCACCAGCTATTGGAACAGCAATTACAGCTGCCCTGAACCATAACTCTTTTGAAGAAGTCAATTCTTGCACCTTGGTGATAAGATTCCTACTGCTGTCGTGTTGATATCTGCTCCCTTGTCCTGCAAAGGGGAAAGATGTAAAGCTTATTTCAGgatttatatatatacttatTTATATATAAGCACCTCCCTTAAATCCCACACTGACAAGTTTAAGGAGCAACTGCTACACACTGCAGTATCTACAGAAAATACccctgtaaagaaaaaaactcgTCTATAAGTCTGCTTATAACATGGAATTTCTTACTCCAATAGCCACTTCAACTAGGAACACCACTGCCACTGACTCTTAGACATCATGTCAAGATGCAAGAGAAACTTCCAATATtaatgcagacaaaaaaaaacctgattgGCTGAGATGTTCTCCTGCATCCAGCCACCTGCTTCTCCCTCTGGTGTCTCTACTTACATTAACAACTGAATCAATAGCAGCAGATGCACAAGGTTTTGACTGTAGCTGGCCTGATGGCCAGAAGAGGGGCTTCACTGAAACTTTATTGCCTTACCTGAAGCATCGCCCCTGGAAGGAGACAAAACATCATGTAGTCCTCTGTAATTGCACATATCTTCATGACAGCATTCCAATGTGGACATGGTGGTGGTGCCAGAGTGGTTTTGTGCTTGTTTGGCTTGGCAGATCTCAGCTGTGCTTGCAATAGAGTCCAAGCAGCCATGAGTAAGTGGGGAATGTGTATTCTGAGGATCAAGCAGTCTGGAGAAGCAGGCACTAAGCTCAGATTTGCACATATAGCCAGTTGCAACACAGTGTGCAGCATCACAGTAGCATCTGATTTCacctaaaaaacaaaaattgtgcAAGAAAGGTAAGAATTTGGTCCTCTGAGGACACCTCACCATATATCCTTCTTAGCTACATGTATCACACAACCAAACTCGGTGCCAGTATTGAGATATTTCTTTAGGCTGCAGATCCAcaagagctggggttgttcccTTCCCATCACTGTCCAGAGCCTACCTCGCTGAAACCTTAATCCTTGTAAACGCCTTGGGGCACTTGCTTTAATGACTAGTGCTATAGTCCTTTGAATTAAAGCAAGAGCATTTCACTAAAACACGGACTGGGGGAGGgcttgggggtgggggggaggtcacagtggcttttttttttccaaggtaaATAACTAACAAGACCATTTTATATCTACTTCCACTCGCTGTCAGCAGTTGCATTTAACCACATTTAAAGTGAAATACCAGTTCTAAAAGCAACACACACTTTCAGTCCTAGAAGGAAGTCACATCTATGTTTTTAACCATTACTTCGGAAAGAGcattctatttttataaaagtaaCGTTTCTTTAATTGCACATAAGCACACAACAAAAATACCAGgcttaaatatttatgtgacaaatgaaaaagaaaaactcgGAACTGCTGAATTGTTTATTACCTCTCAATACTGCCCcaaaatttaaaaggtttaaCTAACACCTTATAAAGCTATTAGCTAGAACCATTACCATCTAAGTCCCTCTGTCAGGAAGGTTTTACTGTGTGAAACTGAGCAACTATTTCTAATTtctacagaaagagaaaatcttTAACTAGTTATTCATGCAAAAAGACTTTTTAATCAATATTATAGAACAAAAAAGTTTATTCTGCTCACCAGAGACAATGACTCTCAACTCAAATGGGAAGTTTTTTAATTGAGTGAAACTGCAATGCTAAAGGCTCCCCGTTGC includes these proteins:
- the BAMBI gene encoding BMP and activin membrane-bound inhibitor homolog, with the protein product MDRHSSYIFIWLQLELCAMAVLLTRGEIRCYCDAAHCVATGYMCKSELSACFSRLLDPQNTHSPLTHGCLDSIASTAEICQAKQAQNHSGTTTMSTLECCHEDMCNYRGLHDVLSPSRGDASGQGSRYQHDSSRNLITKVQELTSSKELWFRAAVIAVPIAGGLILVLLIMLALRMLRSENKRLQDQRQQMLSRLHYSFHGHHSKKGQVAKLDLECMVPVTGHENCCMTCDKMRHSDLSNDKILSLVHWGMYSGHGKLEFV